In Roseimicrobium gellanilyticum, the following are encoded in one genomic region:
- a CDS encoding SDR family NAD(P)-dependent oxidoreductase, with the protein MANPHDPKVHESVSASAAANGVVPSGDARVGKTGRARPFTLPGCSAIITGASSGLGAEFARQLRLSASTLVLAARSGDALEKLKAELGNGQLQVHVVACDLSTEAGRAALWEKVSTLPTPPNLLINNAGLGDYGQFMEASEARIRSQIDLNITALTMLLHEFVARTQATEERPSAIINISSLASTTPVPELAVYAATKSYVSSLTEGLAIELESRHIRLLAVCPGPTPTNFGKNARREAGKDTDRSGQDLLTVPPQRVVSSALHSLEVGHRRMFPGKRVALAAFLFEKMPRWMLRGILTARYRRAMAK; encoded by the coding sequence ATGGCCAACCCACACGATCCCAAGGTTCACGAGAGCGTCTCCGCATCCGCAGCGGCAAACGGTGTAGTGCCCTCCGGAGATGCTCGTGTGGGCAAGACAGGACGGGCGCGGCCTTTCACCCTGCCCGGTTGCAGCGCCATCATCACGGGTGCCTCTTCGGGGTTGGGTGCAGAGTTTGCCAGGCAGCTGAGGCTTTCGGCATCGACCCTCGTGCTGGCGGCGCGCAGTGGCGATGCACTGGAGAAGCTGAAGGCGGAACTGGGTAATGGGCAGCTCCAGGTGCATGTCGTCGCCTGTGACCTTTCCACAGAGGCGGGAAGAGCAGCGCTTTGGGAAAAGGTATCAACGCTCCCGACGCCACCGAATCTGTTGATTAACAATGCCGGTCTCGGAGACTACGGCCAGTTCATGGAGGCGAGCGAGGCACGTATTCGTTCACAGATTGATCTGAACATCACGGCGCTCACCATGCTGCTTCACGAATTCGTGGCCCGAACGCAGGCCACCGAAGAGCGGCCGTCGGCCATCATCAATATCAGTTCGCTGGCCAGCACGACTCCGGTGCCCGAGCTCGCCGTGTATGCCGCGACAAAGTCGTATGTATCCAGCCTCACGGAAGGACTCGCCATCGAGCTGGAGTCCCGCCACATTCGATTGCTCGCCGTGTGCCCCGGACCCACGCCCACGAACTTCGGGAAAAATGCCCGCCGAGAGGCCGGGAAGGACACGGATCGGAGTGGGCAGGATCTGCTGACCGTCCCGCCCCAGCGCGTGGTTTCTTCCGCCCTGCACAGCCTGGAGGTCGGTCACCGGCGAATGTTTCCTGGGAAGCGTGTGGCACTTGCCGCGTTTCTATTTGAGAAGATGCCCCGCTGGATGTTGCGGGGCATTCTGACGGCGCGGTACCGCCGCGCGATGGCCAAGTAA
- a CDS encoding glycoside hydrolase family 75 protein, with protein sequence MSDVPPSDQTPSPKPLRGAQVPPPEDDSELPERWSSQKPRIGFFGGLVRVLVLSIILVALILPFTPYAGKVKRGLERIVDKAKEGKVVFREKKVVEEKTVEKEKIVEKEKIVEVPAPPPPLPSKFIPRKEVDVATLYNGITIQTKLDAQEGNFASIERLDKDAFTVEFQLKLRVPKPNTTLAELSRINDQLPKVLPGLEPMLKDAKVSGFYHKLYERKTSLVQQNLTRLNKILDRHNFFDCETILELTHPDTKRRVLLIQSEMDVVADGSDGDRMPEMSASIYNSDYYQPFTSYEWAKKSQTPNPLLARWQSRQESVKKEYGAKGLSAARNAELKGELQQIESTVRALKARSSLIAEKDPFIVISLIFKDYPKTHPHAPSIGDYAAVLHGGKIYPAICGDYGPTMKMGEASLLMAKTINEKATPYVRPESDLKVTYLIFPGTADRPFGPPDVNKWHEKVGAYLRDCGGMGAGYELHKWEPFPPPPPPAPPATPPTLATGTAPKPGETVPIPGTPQSPPQPAAPVVTGSAPATAPTSTATQGTAPAPSPPLPTTPGSPALPATAPGTPAGVIPATKTP encoded by the coding sequence ATGTCAGACGTCCCCCCATCTGATCAGACTCCGTCCCCCAAGCCACTTCGCGGTGCGCAGGTACCCCCACCCGAGGACGACTCCGAATTGCCCGAGCGCTGGTCGAGCCAGAAGCCCCGCATCGGTTTTTTTGGCGGGCTGGTCCGTGTGCTGGTGCTGAGCATCATCCTGGTGGCGCTCATTCTTCCTTTCACGCCCTATGCCGGAAAGGTGAAGCGTGGTCTCGAGCGAATCGTGGACAAGGCGAAAGAGGGCAAAGTTGTCTTCCGCGAGAAAAAGGTCGTCGAAGAGAAGACCGTGGAGAAGGAAAAGATCGTGGAAAAGGAAAAAATCGTCGAGGTGCCTGCGCCGCCGCCGCCCTTGCCTTCCAAGTTCATTCCGCGCAAAGAGGTGGACGTGGCCACGCTCTACAACGGCATCACCATCCAGACGAAGCTGGATGCCCAGGAGGGGAACTTCGCAAGCATCGAACGTCTCGACAAGGATGCTTTCACCGTGGAGTTCCAGCTCAAGCTCCGTGTGCCGAAGCCGAATACCACACTGGCCGAGCTCTCGCGCATCAATGACCAGCTACCCAAGGTGCTTCCCGGTCTCGAACCGATGCTGAAGGATGCAAAAGTCTCCGGCTTCTACCACAAGCTGTATGAGCGGAAGACTTCACTCGTGCAGCAGAACCTCACCCGGCTGAACAAGATTCTCGACCGGCACAATTTCTTCGACTGCGAGACCATCTTGGAACTCACGCATCCGGATACCAAGCGGCGAGTGCTGCTCATCCAAAGCGAGATGGACGTAGTGGCAGACGGCTCGGACGGCGACCGCATGCCGGAAATGAGCGCAAGCATCTACAACAGCGACTACTACCAGCCCTTCACCAGCTACGAGTGGGCGAAGAAATCCCAGACCCCCAATCCTCTGCTGGCCCGCTGGCAGTCCCGGCAGGAGTCGGTGAAGAAGGAATATGGAGCCAAGGGGCTCTCCGCCGCGAGGAATGCAGAGCTGAAGGGTGAGCTCCAGCAGATCGAGTCCACGGTTCGCGCGCTCAAGGCTCGCAGCAGCCTCATTGCGGAGAAGGACCCCTTCATCGTGATTTCGCTGATTTTCAAAGACTACCCCAAGACACATCCGCATGCACCTTCGATTGGCGACTACGCGGCAGTATTGCATGGAGGAAAGATCTATCCCGCCATCTGCGGCGACTATGGACCGACCATGAAGATGGGCGAGGCCTCCCTGCTCATGGCGAAGACCATCAATGAAAAGGCCACGCCCTATGTGCGTCCTGAGAGTGACCTGAAGGTGACTTACCTCATCTTCCCCGGCACCGCAGACAGACCCTTTGGCCCGCCGGATGTGAACAAATGGCATGAGAAGGTCGGCGCCTACCTGCGTGACTGCGGCGGCATGGGGGCAGGGTATGAGTTGCACAAGTGGGAGCCCTTCCCCCCGCCCCCACCACCTGCTCCCCCTGCCACCCCACCCACGCTGGCCACTGGCACGGCACCAAAGCCGGGCGAGACCGTGCCCATCCCGGGTACACCCCAATCGCCACCGCAACCCGCCGCACCCGTGGTCACGGGCTCTGCCCCTGCAACTGCACCAACCAGCACTGCTACCCAAGGAACAGCTCCGGCACCCTCACCTCCTCTGCCCACCACGCCAGGCTCACCGGCTTTACCTGCGACCGCTCCGGGAACGCCCGCAGGGGTGATTCCTGCGACGAAGACGCCGTGA
- a CDS encoding 4'-phosphopantetheinyl transferase family protein, translating into MISSSPRRMTPEARFSLMLAHFAFTTPPQPRPHSVLCRILDGRELDEVCPLDLALLTPEERAHYHATYRTGSALALAVRSRAELRWMLSREIGLPPNKVPIAPDRHGKPRCTYPTAADLDFSVSRAGDCAIIALGEATGVGVDVEEIIDEEPSDENLAIVFNEAEFRAWACLAAPQRRKAFTQAWTIKEAALKASGMGLDGDVHEITVRFDDNGNAVPILPSSRWIFERLEFCPSYAASFMAVTA; encoded by the coding sequence ATGATCTCATCGTCGCCCCGCCGTATGACACCGGAGGCCAGGTTCAGCCTCATGCTGGCCCATTTCGCGTTTACCACGCCTCCCCAACCCCGTCCGCACTCCGTACTGTGCCGCATCCTCGATGGACGGGAACTCGACGAAGTCTGCCCGCTGGACCTCGCCCTCCTGACCCCGGAGGAGCGGGCGCATTACCACGCGACCTACCGTACAGGCAGCGCCCTCGCCCTGGCGGTACGCAGCCGGGCGGAACTGCGCTGGATGCTTTCCCGCGAAATCGGCCTCCCGCCGAACAAGGTGCCCATTGCCCCCGACCGACACGGCAAGCCGCGTTGCACCTACCCCACCGCTGCGGACTTGGATTTCAGCGTTTCCCGCGCGGGGGACTGCGCGATCATCGCCCTCGGAGAGGCTACCGGGGTGGGCGTGGACGTGGAGGAAATCATCGACGAGGAACCCTCCGATGAGAATCTGGCCATCGTCTTCAACGAGGCCGAGTTCCGCGCCTGGGCCTGCCTCGCCGCTCCGCAACGACGCAAGGCCTTCACCCAGGCATGGACCATCAAGGAAGCAGCGTTGAAGGCCAGTGGCATGGGTCTGGATGGCGACGTCCATGAGATCACCGTCCGCTTCGACGACAACGGCAATGCCGTGCCCATCCTGCCATCTTCCCGCTGGATCTTTGAGCGCCTTGAGTTCTGCCCCAGCTACGCCGCCAGCTTCATGGCGGTGACGGCGTAG
- the bioB gene encoding biotin synthase BioB, giving the protein MNYSELHRLYHLPFFDLLKQARTVHEENWPEREVQLCTLLSIKTGGCSEDCGYCAQSARYSTGLQRETLMQTAQVMERARAARANGSTRFCMGAAWKGVRMGTQKFDQVLEIVREVSTLGMEVCVTLGELGPEEASALKEAGVTAYNHNIDTSREHYKNIVTTHTFDDRLRTIRNAQDAGMSVCSGGILGLGETIEDRLKMLETLSEFNPQPESVPINSLMPIKGTPMENNEPVDVFSLVRMIAITRIAIPKSKVRLSAGRYSLSKEAQALCYFAGANSIFYGDKLLTTVNPRANEDMKLLTELGLVPQTPNPAMTSPEVNLDRPLSPCCASDHEHHEHTHEEMPVCESSGCCP; this is encoded by the coding sequence ATGAACTACTCTGAGCTGCACCGCCTGTACCACCTGCCGTTCTTTGACCTGCTGAAGCAGGCCCGCACCGTACATGAGGAAAATTGGCCCGAGCGTGAAGTGCAGCTCTGCACCCTGCTCTCCATCAAGACCGGCGGCTGTAGCGAGGACTGCGGCTACTGCGCCCAGAGCGCCAGGTATTCCACGGGTCTGCAGCGTGAAACCCTGATGCAGACCGCCCAAGTCATGGAGCGCGCCCGCGCGGCCCGTGCCAATGGCTCCACCCGTTTCTGCATGGGTGCCGCCTGGAAAGGCGTGCGCATGGGCACCCAGAAGTTTGACCAGGTGCTGGAAATCGTCCGCGAAGTGAGCACGCTCGGCATGGAAGTGTGCGTGACCCTCGGCGAGCTGGGTCCCGAAGAGGCCAGCGCGCTGAAGGAGGCGGGCGTCACTGCGTACAATCACAACATCGATACCTCGCGCGAGCACTACAAGAACATCGTCACCACGCATACGTTTGACGATCGTCTTCGCACCATCCGCAACGCACAAGACGCCGGCATGAGCGTATGCTCCGGCGGCATCCTCGGCCTCGGTGAAACCATCGAGGATCGTCTGAAGATGCTGGAGACGCTGAGCGAGTTCAACCCACAGCCGGAAAGCGTGCCGATCAATTCGCTGATGCCCATCAAGGGCACGCCGATGGAGAACAATGAGCCGGTGGATGTCTTTTCCCTCGTGCGCATGATCGCCATCACCCGCATTGCCATTCCGAAGTCGAAGGTGCGTCTCAGCGCGGGCCGCTACTCCCTGAGCAAGGAAGCCCAGGCGCTGTGCTACTTCGCCGGTGCGAACTCGATTTTCTACGGAGACAAGCTGCTCACCACGGTGAATCCCCGTGCGAACGAGGACATGAAACTCCTCACCGAACTTGGCCTCGTGCCGCAGACGCCGAATCCGGCGATGACGTCGCCGGAGGTGAACTTGGATCGCCCGCTGTCACCGTGCTGCGCTTCGGATCATGAGCACCATGAACACACGCATGAGGAAATGCCGGTGTGCGAGTCTTCGGGCTGTTGCCCGTAA
- a CDS encoding glycine hydroxymethyltransferase — MSALSSPLLDYLKETPAERLDNATVAYLANLTETARVAPGIARSVVKELADQRSHLKLIASENYCSLATQLTMGNLLTDKYAEGFPFSRFYAGCDNVDDIEAAACEQARKLFGVEHAYVQPHSGADANMVAYWAILSARVLTPALAELGETNPAKLSVEDWNKVRGICGNQRLLGLDYYSGGHLTHGYRHNLSAQMFEAHSYTVSKETGLLDYDVIEKQATELKPLILLAGYSAYPRKIDFRRMREIADKVGAVLMVDMAHFAGLVAGGVFEGDYNPAPFAHVLTTTTHKTLRGPRGGAVFCTKEFAEYVDKGCPMVLGGPLPHVMAAKAVAFTEANQPAFKEYAAKILENSRALAEACVAEGMTIPTGGTDNHLLLIDVRSFGLTGRQAETAVRRCGITLNRNSLPFDPNGPWYTSGLRVGTPATTTLGMGPEEMKEIAAVLKLILSNTKPETVQSGEQAGTPSKAKFTIEPAAEKEALDRVHKLLAKYPVYPTLDLGVLQKAFA; from the coding sequence ATGTCCGCACTTTCTTCCCCACTTCTCGATTACCTCAAGGAAACGCCCGCTGAGCGTCTCGACAATGCCACGGTCGCCTACCTGGCGAACCTGACCGAGACCGCGCGTGTCGCCCCCGGGATTGCCCGCTCCGTCGTGAAGGAACTCGCGGACCAGCGCAGCCACCTGAAGCTCATCGCCAGTGAAAACTACTGCTCGCTCGCCACGCAGCTCACGATGGGCAATCTCCTCACGGACAAATACGCCGAGGGCTTCCCCTTCTCCCGCTTTTACGCCGGCTGCGACAACGTGGACGACATTGAGGCCGCCGCGTGCGAGCAGGCGCGCAAGCTCTTCGGCGTGGAGCACGCCTACGTGCAACCCCACAGCGGTGCGGACGCGAACATGGTCGCCTACTGGGCCATCCTCAGCGCACGTGTGCTGACCCCCGCCCTTGCGGAACTGGGCGAGACCAATCCCGCCAAGCTCTCCGTGGAAGACTGGAACAAGGTCCGCGGCATCTGCGGCAACCAGCGTTTGCTGGGCCTGGACTACTACTCCGGTGGCCACCTTACCCACGGCTACCGCCACAATCTCTCCGCTCAGATGTTCGAGGCGCACTCCTACACCGTGAGCAAGGAGACCGGCCTGCTGGACTATGACGTGATTGAGAAGCAGGCCACGGAGTTGAAGCCGCTCATCCTGCTGGCCGGTTACAGTGCCTATCCGCGGAAGATCGACTTCCGTCGCATGCGCGAGATCGCGGACAAGGTGGGTGCCGTCCTCATGGTGGACATGGCCCACTTCGCCGGTCTCGTGGCCGGTGGTGTGTTCGAGGGCGACTACAATCCCGCTCCCTTCGCCCACGTGCTGACCACCACCACGCACAAGACCCTGCGCGGCCCCCGTGGTGGCGCGGTGTTCTGCACCAAGGAATTCGCTGAATACGTGGACAAGGGCTGCCCCATGGTCCTCGGCGGTCCGCTCCCGCACGTGATGGCTGCCAAGGCCGTGGCCTTCACCGAGGCCAACCAACCCGCCTTCAAAGAATACGCCGCCAAGATCCTCGAAAACTCCCGCGCGCTTGCCGAGGCCTGCGTGGCCGAGGGCATGACCATCCCCACCGGTGGCACGGACAATCACCTGCTGCTCATCGATGTCCGCTCCTTCGGCCTCACCGGTCGCCAGGCGGAAACGGCCGTTCGCCGCTGCGGCATCACGCTGAACCGCAACTCCCTCCCCTTCGACCCGAACGGCCCCTGGTACACCAGCGGTCTGCGCGTCGGCACCCCGGCCACGACCACCCTCGGCATGGGACCGGAGGAGATGAAGGAAATCGCCGCCGTGCTGAAGCTCATCCTCTCCAACACCAAGCCGGAGACGGTGCAGTCAGGAGAACAGGCCGGCACACCCAGCAAGGCCAAGTTCACCATCGAGCCCGCTGCTGAAAAAGAAGCCCTCGACCGCGTGCACAAGCTTCTAGCGAAGTATCCCGTATACCCCACGCTGGATCTCGGGGTGCTGCAGAAGGCCTTTGCCTGA
- a CDS encoding SGNH/GDSL hydrolase family protein translates to MHRLLLSLALVIACTFTAPLAAQSTPKLFTDGDTICFLGDSITHGGNWHRYIELFYVSRQPEKKINIVNCGIGGDRADGALKRLDWDVLVHQPTVIVIMLGMNDIGHGNYDSPNPTPEMLAGREKSITDYRKNMAALIEAIQKRSKAAIILVKPSPYDETAEITGKPARKGANGALAKCSEICGEFAQKYNTAVIDFHGPMTKLMSEGQKLDPGFALVGRDRVHPGLPGHLVMASLFLRGQGFTLHESGKLPIVTGVNDPVLAKIVPAEELMGSTTPAVGTDASTKKATEIATLSTERFTLGMPLRTIARMEVSMRGANIDPKDDAAVKTWMDERNKKMTPDTPAGKSWEQLATPYLKARAELPETLKKRQALLEKMRELSAARS, encoded by the coding sequence ATGCACCGCCTGCTCCTTTCCCTCGCACTGGTCATCGCCTGTACGTTCACCGCACCTCTCGCTGCTCAATCAACGCCGAAGCTCTTCACCGATGGCGACACCATCTGCTTCCTCGGGGACAGCATCACGCACGGTGGCAATTGGCACCGCTACATCGAACTCTTCTACGTGAGCCGTCAGCCGGAGAAGAAGATCAACATCGTCAACTGCGGCATCGGTGGTGATCGCGCGGACGGCGCCCTGAAGCGTCTCGACTGGGACGTGCTCGTGCATCAACCTACCGTGATCGTGATCATGCTGGGCATGAATGACATCGGCCATGGAAACTACGACAGCCCCAATCCCACACCAGAGATGCTCGCTGGCCGCGAAAAATCCATCACCGATTATCGCAAGAACATGGCAGCACTGATTGAAGCCATCCAGAAGCGCAGCAAGGCCGCCATCATTCTAGTAAAGCCGTCGCCTTATGACGAAACCGCGGAAATTACCGGCAAGCCCGCCCGCAAAGGAGCCAATGGCGCCCTCGCCAAGTGCTCAGAGATCTGCGGTGAGTTTGCCCAGAAGTACAACACCGCCGTGATCGATTTCCACGGCCCGATGACCAAGCTCATGTCCGAAGGACAGAAGCTAGATCCCGGGTTTGCCCTCGTTGGTCGTGACCGCGTGCATCCCGGTCTTCCTGGACACCTCGTGATGGCCAGCCTTTTCCTGCGTGGCCAGGGATTCACGCTGCATGAAAGCGGCAAGCTCCCCATCGTCACCGGCGTGAACGACCCGGTGCTGGCGAAGATTGTTCCTGCCGAAGAATTGATGGGCAGCACCACTCCTGCGGTCGGCACCGATGCCAGCACCAAGAAGGCCACAGAAATCGCCACGCTCAGCACCGAACGGTTCACCCTCGGTATGCCTTTGCGCACCATCGCCCGCATGGAAGTCTCGATGCGCGGCGCCAACATCGACCCCAAAGACGATGCCGCCGTGAAGACCTGGATGGACGAGCGGAACAAGAAAATGACTCCCGACACTCCGGCCGGGAAGTCTTGGGAACAGCTCGCCACGCCCTATCTCAAGGCCCGTGCGGAACTGCCCGAAACCCTCAAAAAGCGCCAGGCACTCCTTGAGAAGATGCGCGAGCTCTCTGCGGCGAGGTCCTGA
- a CDS encoding alpha/beta hydrolase, which yields MKAVLALLIGCFTSGMAFGAAPEPAQTLPVWPDGVQGPVNDKAPERVLPDAPNAKKVVRLEGVTEATLQVYPAPKDKTNNTAVIICPGGGFSKLALDLEGGEVAAYLNENGTTAFVLKYRTSPNGSKDPQLGPVMDAQRSVALVRKRAAEFGVDPARIGLLGISAGGQVAVIATSNHANPTYKTSGKIDAASCRPDFLALVYPWKLQDNADATKLRADIKVDKTMPPVFIAHAADDKGAKIEGSLLLFLQLQAAAIPTEAHLYARGGHGFGLRPADVPCPTDWPQRLTAWMKVMQLVK from the coding sequence ATGAAAGCTGTCCTCGCTCTCCTCATCGGCTGCTTCACCTCCGGCATGGCCTTCGGGGCCGCGCCTGAACCTGCGCAAACCCTACCCGTGTGGCCAGACGGCGTGCAGGGTCCGGTGAATGACAAGGCTCCAGAACGAGTACTGCCTGACGCGCCGAATGCGAAGAAGGTGGTCCGGCTCGAAGGCGTCACGGAGGCTACCTTGCAGGTGTATCCCGCGCCGAAGGACAAAACCAATAACACGGCAGTGATCATTTGTCCCGGCGGCGGCTTCAGCAAACTGGCCCTGGATCTGGAAGGCGGCGAGGTCGCGGCCTATCTCAATGAAAACGGAACGACCGCCTTTGTGCTGAAGTACCGTACCTCACCGAATGGCTCAAAGGATCCCCAGCTCGGGCCCGTGATGGATGCCCAGCGCTCTGTCGCGCTGGTGCGCAAGCGGGCTGCAGAGTTCGGTGTGGACCCTGCACGCATCGGCCTTCTGGGCATCAGTGCGGGCGGCCAGGTGGCCGTGATTGCCACCAGCAATCACGCGAATCCCACGTACAAAACCTCTGGGAAGATCGATGCGGCTTCCTGCCGTCCGGATTTCCTCGCGCTCGTCTATCCCTGGAAACTACAGGACAACGCCGACGCCACAAAACTGCGCGCCGATATCAAAGTGGACAAGACCATGCCGCCCGTCTTCATCGCCCACGCCGCCGATGACAAAGGCGCAAAGATCGAAGGCAGCCTGCTTCTCTTCCTCCAACTCCAGGCCGCCGCCATTCCCACTGAGGCGCACCTTTATGCGAGAGGCGGTCACGGTTTTGGACTTCGTCCCGCCGATGTCCCCTGCCCCACGGACTGGCCTCAGCGCCTCACCGCCTGGATGAAGGTCATGCAGCTCGTGAAATAG
- a CDS encoding tetratricopeptide repeat protein, whose amino-acid sequence MRLSALIPLLTVCLVFVAGSVSAQTFREKALDAAKVGDNDVAIENFEKALNSTLKVFKDDHVEVITARLELGEAYRAAGRWDDAIGQLDYVWKRARFDAEQNKRWDGEEGHLAYAAGEKLGRAMQGAARYAEAAVVFATTISDGEKSGRDPDQLLILDALLADTLLLLDRVEDASQAVARARERIQTKYASQPENQVRALSTLVTLYHHHRQHVKAFPIAQEAVDIANKSLPPPSLVTAQALLNLGSVALHADGQLDVAIKSLRGAEETYVKLKGPEAPELMNIQLNLSQAESVKKNYKEAESRGMQALSIARLHYPADSLENAQCLHNLANCYMELRQPGKASDLYATALNIFEKTLGRDHPQAVEAKKMLEAARKSAERGE is encoded by the coding sequence ATGCGTCTCTCTGCACTCATTCCATTACTGACGGTGTGCCTCGTATTCGTGGCTGGCTCCGTGTCCGCCCAGACGTTTCGCGAGAAGGCTTTGGATGCCGCCAAGGTGGGGGACAATGACGTTGCCATTGAGAACTTCGAGAAGGCGCTGAACTCGACGCTCAAGGTCTTCAAGGACGATCATGTGGAAGTGATCACGGCACGTCTGGAGCTGGGAGAAGCTTACCGCGCCGCCGGCAGATGGGACGATGCCATCGGTCAGCTCGACTACGTGTGGAAGCGTGCTCGTTTCGACGCTGAGCAGAACAAGCGATGGGATGGTGAAGAGGGGCACCTCGCGTATGCCGCTGGTGAAAAGCTGGGTCGTGCCATGCAAGGAGCCGCACGCTATGCTGAAGCGGCCGTCGTATTCGCCACCACCATCAGCGACGGGGAAAAGTCGGGTCGTGATCCCGACCAATTGCTGATCCTGGATGCCCTGCTGGCGGACACCCTATTGTTATTGGATCGCGTGGAAGATGCCAGCCAGGCCGTTGCGCGTGCTCGCGAACGTATCCAGACGAAATATGCCAGTCAGCCAGAGAACCAGGTGCGCGCGTTGTCCACGCTGGTGACTCTCTACCACCACCATCGCCAGCACGTGAAGGCGTTTCCCATCGCCCAGGAAGCTGTCGACATTGCCAACAAAAGCCTGCCTCCGCCGAGTCTCGTGACGGCCCAGGCACTCTTGAACCTGGGTTCCGTGGCCCTGCATGCCGATGGACAGCTCGATGTCGCCATCAAGTCGCTGAGGGGTGCGGAAGAAACCTATGTGAAGCTGAAAGGCCCCGAGGCTCCGGAGTTGATGAACATCCAGCTCAACCTCAGCCAGGCGGAGTCCGTGAAAAAGAATTACAAGGAAGCCGAGTCACGCGGCATGCAGGCCCTGAGCATTGCGCGGCTTCACTATCCCGCCGATTCATTGGAGAACGCCCAGTGCCTGCACAATCTGGCCAACTGCTACATGGAACTGAGGCAGCCGGGAAAGGCGAGTGATCTCTATGCGACCGCTCTGAATATTTTTGAGAAAACCCTGGGTCGGGATCATCCCCAAGCTGTGGAGGCAAAGAAGATGCTCGAGGCAGCGAGAAAGTCGGCGGAGCGGGGAGAGTGA